One Onychostoma macrolepis isolate SWU-2019 chromosome 15, ASM1243209v1, whole genome shotgun sequence DNA segment encodes these proteins:
- the rap1gap2a gene encoding rap1 GTPase-activating protein 2a isoform X3 yields MYRRKRSVSFGGFGWIDKSGIAALRTRKQELLTISSVPLGECPPSPPRTAPPTMKSAEFFDMLERMQIPKTEETKKYKDDYIPYPRIEDVLQKGGPYPQVILPQFGGYWIEDPEAPVGTPTSSDSSFSEEEEDGLSPGGGGGGFGYRLECNSISRAYRKHFLGKEHMNYYCTCSSMGHLIMSLKYEEAEGQESLRIMLRSKTKTLHERIPLEGLLQLPSVPQIAKLLCDDVTGLKFNPVLYPRASQLIVCFDEHEVNNTFKFGVIYQKFGQTTEEELFGNNEETPAFTEFLSVLGDNIELQDFKGFRGGLDVSHGQTGSKSVYTTFRQREIMFHVSTKLPFTEGDIQQLQRKRHIGNDIVAAVFQEEPTPFVPDMIASNFLHAYVLVQAENPCTDHTTYKVSVTAREDVPPFGPPLPNPAVFKKGPEFREFLLTKLINAENACCKSDKFAKLEERTRAALLDNLHDELHRQTQATVGLGSSTDEEKLENGGHGGLLESFKRAMRVRSHSMETMVTHKHKSPGVAAGVPSSVSGGGLQQNSTECTKSTFTPPALSAKSPLKSPVKRRSGLFPRLHSSTESPTEKHPSRSDQKTEVLPHSQDVRSETSSNPSSPEICPNKERPFVKLKECSGRANISISRSSSSTSSFSSTAGEGDGLEELEMISHPSTASSVYSPSLSVESQNSGTPLIMCRSPTDGKSKTSPRSNLKFRFDKLSHSTGH; encoded by the exons gaAACAAGAGCTTCTGACCATCTCCAGTGTGCCTCTGGGAGAATGTCCACCCTCACCTCCCCGCACTGCACCACCCACCATGAAG tcGGCTGAGTTTTTCGACATGCTGGAAAGGATGCAG ATTCCCAAAACTGAGGAGACTAAGAAATACAAG GATGACTACATCCCTTACCCCCGGATTGAGGAT GTCCTGCAGAAGGGTGGTCCCTACCCTCAGGTAATTTTACCTCAGTTTGGTGGATATTGGATTGAGGATCCTGAGGCTCCAGTCGGGACGCCCACGTCCTCAGACAGCAGCTTcagtgaggaggaggaggatggtCTGAGTCccggtggaggaggaggaggcttCGGCTACAGGCTGGAGTGTAACAGCATCTCACGGGCTTATCGCAAACACTTTCTGGGCAAG GAGCACATGAACTATTACTGCACATGCAGTAGTATGGGACACCTCATCATGTCTCTGAAGTATGAGGAGGCAGAGGGACAGGAGTCACTCCGCATCATGCTCAG GTCAAAAACAAAGACCCTTCATGAGCGAATCCCACTTGAAGGCCTCCTCCAGCTACCCAGCGTACCACAGATAGCCAAG CTGCTCTGTGATGACGTCACAGGTCTGAAGTTCAACCCCGTCCTCTACCCTAGG GCCTCGCAACTGATCGTCTGTTTTGATGAGCACGAAGTGAACAACACTTTCAAGTTTGGAGTCATCTATCAGAAGTTTGGTCAG ACGACAGAGGAAGAGCTGTTCGGGAACAATGAGGAGACGCCAGCCTTTACTGAATTCCTCAGTGTTTTAGGAGACAATATTGAACTGCAGGATTTTAAAGG GTTCAGAGGCGGTCTGGATGTGTCTCATGGGCAGACTGGGTCTAAGTCTGTCTATACCACGTTCCGTCAGAGAGAAATCATGTTTCACGTTTCCACAAAACTCCCCTTTACAGAAGGAGACATTCAGCAG CTCCAGAGGAAGAGACATATTGGCAATGATATTGTCGCAGCCGTCTTCCAGGAAGAGCCCACACCGTTTGTTCCTGATATGATCGCATCCAACTTCCTACATGCCTACGTGTTAGTGCAGGCGGAAAACCCCTGCACTGATCACACCACGTACAAG GTGTCCGTCACAGCCAGAGAGGATGTCCCTCCGTTCGGCCCCCCTCTTCCAAACCCTGCGGTCTTTAAGAAG GGTCCCGAGTTCCGGGAATTTCTCCTGACAAAATTGATCAACGCAGAAAATGCATGCTGCAAGTCAGACAAGTTCGCCAAGCTAGAg gagAGGACACGGGCAGCACTGTTAGATAACCTTCACGATGAACtgcacagacagacacaggCCACAGTAGGACTGGGCTCATCTACAGATGAAGAAAAGCTAGAAAATGGAGGTCATGGAGGGCTGCTGGAGTCTTTTAAG aggGCCATGCGTGTGAGGAGCCATTCTATGGAGACGATGGTGACTCATAAACACAAGAGTCCTGGAGTGGCGGCAGGGGTCCCGTCTAGTGTGAGCGGTGGTGGACTACAGCAGAACAGCACGGAGTGCACCAAGAGCACCTTCACT cCTCCAGCACTGTCTGCGAAATCTCCATTAAAGAGTCCAGTAAAGCGGCGCTCTGGTCTGTTCCCTAGACTGCACTCCAGCACAGAAAGTCCAACTGAGAAACATCCATCTCgcag TGACCAAAAAACAGAAGTGTTACCTCACTCGCAGGATGTGAGGTCAGAGACGTCATCCAATCCGAGTTCACCAGAGATCTGCCCAAATAAAGAAAG GCCATTTGTGAAGCTGAAAGAGTGTAGCGGCAGAGCTAATATCTCTATCTCCCGATCCTCCTCCAGCACCAGCAGCTTCAGCAGCACAGCAGGGGAGGGAGACGGACTGGAGGAGCTGGAAATG ATCAGTCACCCGTCCACGGCTTCATCTGTGTACAGTCCatctctcagtgtggaaagccAGAACTCTGGAACGCCGCTGATCATGTGCCGCAGTCCCACAG ATGGAAAGAGCAAAACTTCACCAAGGTCAAACTTGAAATTCCGCTTTGACAAACTGAGCCACTCCACT GGTCATTAG
- the rap1gap2a gene encoding rap1 GTPase-activating protein 2a isoform X2, with product MYILSPSARGRELGRTRIAQDSPGPKSVSECEPDSMSDSEAKVNSKKAGIRAAVILIGLLHKSRRQREKERDKERKQELLTISSVPLGECPPSPPRTAPPTMKSAEFFDMLERMQDDYIPYPRIEDVLQKGGPYPQVILPQFGGYWIEDPEAPVGTPTSSDSSFSEEEEDGLSPGGGGGGFGYRLECNSISRAYRKHFLGKEHMNYYCTCSSMGHLIMSLKYEEAEGQESLRIMLRSKTKTLHERIPLEGLLQLPSVPQIAKLLCDDVTGLKFNPVLYPRASQLIVCFDEHEVNNTFKFGVIYQKFGQTTEEELFGNNEETPAFTEFLSVLGDNIELQDFKGFRGGLDVSHGQTGSKSVYTTFRQREIMFHVSTKLPFTEGDIQQLQRKRHIGNDIVAAVFQEEPTPFVPDMIASNFLHAYVLVQAENPCTDHTTYKVSVTAREDVPPFGPPLPNPAVFKKGPEFREFLLTKLINAENACCKSDKFAKLEERTRAALLDNLHDELHRQTQATVGLGSSTDEEKLENGGHGGLLESFKRAMRVRSHSMETMVTHKHKSPGVAAGVPSSVSGGGLQQNSTECTKSTFTPPALSAKSPLKSPVKRRSGLFPRLHSSTESPTEKHPSRSDQKTEVLPHSQDVRSETSSNPSSPEICPNKERPFVKLKECSGRANISISRSSSSTSSFSSTAGEGDGLEELEMISHPSTASSVYSPSLSVESQNSGTPLIMCRSPTDGKSKTSPRSNLKFRFDKLSHSTGH from the exons gaAACAAGAGCTTCTGACCATCTCCAGTGTGCCTCTGGGAGAATGTCCACCCTCACCTCCCCGCACTGCACCACCCACCATGAAG tcGGCTGAGTTTTTCGACATGCTGGAAAGGATGCAG GATGACTACATCCCTTACCCCCGGATTGAGGAT GTCCTGCAGAAGGGTGGTCCCTACCCTCAGGTAATTTTACCTCAGTTTGGTGGATATTGGATTGAGGATCCTGAGGCTCCAGTCGGGACGCCCACGTCCTCAGACAGCAGCTTcagtgaggaggaggaggatggtCTGAGTCccggtggaggaggaggaggcttCGGCTACAGGCTGGAGTGTAACAGCATCTCACGGGCTTATCGCAAACACTTTCTGGGCAAG GAGCACATGAACTATTACTGCACATGCAGTAGTATGGGACACCTCATCATGTCTCTGAAGTATGAGGAGGCAGAGGGACAGGAGTCACTCCGCATCATGCTCAG GTCAAAAACAAAGACCCTTCATGAGCGAATCCCACTTGAAGGCCTCCTCCAGCTACCCAGCGTACCACAGATAGCCAAG CTGCTCTGTGATGACGTCACAGGTCTGAAGTTCAACCCCGTCCTCTACCCTAGG GCCTCGCAACTGATCGTCTGTTTTGATGAGCACGAAGTGAACAACACTTTCAAGTTTGGAGTCATCTATCAGAAGTTTGGTCAG ACGACAGAGGAAGAGCTGTTCGGGAACAATGAGGAGACGCCAGCCTTTACTGAATTCCTCAGTGTTTTAGGAGACAATATTGAACTGCAGGATTTTAAAGG GTTCAGAGGCGGTCTGGATGTGTCTCATGGGCAGACTGGGTCTAAGTCTGTCTATACCACGTTCCGTCAGAGAGAAATCATGTTTCACGTTTCCACAAAACTCCCCTTTACAGAAGGAGACATTCAGCAG CTCCAGAGGAAGAGACATATTGGCAATGATATTGTCGCAGCCGTCTTCCAGGAAGAGCCCACACCGTTTGTTCCTGATATGATCGCATCCAACTTCCTACATGCCTACGTGTTAGTGCAGGCGGAAAACCCCTGCACTGATCACACCACGTACAAG GTGTCCGTCACAGCCAGAGAGGATGTCCCTCCGTTCGGCCCCCCTCTTCCAAACCCTGCGGTCTTTAAGAAG GGTCCCGAGTTCCGGGAATTTCTCCTGACAAAATTGATCAACGCAGAAAATGCATGCTGCAAGTCAGACAAGTTCGCCAAGCTAGAg gagAGGACACGGGCAGCACTGTTAGATAACCTTCACGATGAACtgcacagacagacacaggCCACAGTAGGACTGGGCTCATCTACAGATGAAGAAAAGCTAGAAAATGGAGGTCATGGAGGGCTGCTGGAGTCTTTTAAG aggGCCATGCGTGTGAGGAGCCATTCTATGGAGACGATGGTGACTCATAAACACAAGAGTCCTGGAGTGGCGGCAGGGGTCCCGTCTAGTGTGAGCGGTGGTGGACTACAGCAGAACAGCACGGAGTGCACCAAGAGCACCTTCACT cCTCCAGCACTGTCTGCGAAATCTCCATTAAAGAGTCCAGTAAAGCGGCGCTCTGGTCTGTTCCCTAGACTGCACTCCAGCACAGAAAGTCCAACTGAGAAACATCCATCTCgcag TGACCAAAAAACAGAAGTGTTACCTCACTCGCAGGATGTGAGGTCAGAGACGTCATCCAATCCGAGTTCACCAGAGATCTGCCCAAATAAAGAAAG GCCATTTGTGAAGCTGAAAGAGTGTAGCGGCAGAGCTAATATCTCTATCTCCCGATCCTCCTCCAGCACCAGCAGCTTCAGCAGCACAGCAGGGGAGGGAGACGGACTGGAGGAGCTGGAAATG ATCAGTCACCCGTCCACGGCTTCATCTGTGTACAGTCCatctctcagtgtggaaagccAGAACTCTGGAACGCCGCTGATCATGTGCCGCAGTCCCACAG ATGGAAAGAGCAAAACTTCACCAAGGTCAAACTTGAAATTCCGCTTTGACAAACTGAGCCACTCCACT GGTCATTAG
- the rap1gap2a gene encoding rap1 GTPase-activating protein 2a isoform X1: MYILSPSARGRELGRTRIAQDSPGPKSVSECEPDSMSDSEAKVNSKKAGIRAAVILIGLLHKSRRQREKERDKERKQELLTISSVPLGECPPSPPRTAPPTMKSAEFFDMLERMQIPKTEETKKYKDDYIPYPRIEDVLQKGGPYPQVILPQFGGYWIEDPEAPVGTPTSSDSSFSEEEEDGLSPGGGGGGFGYRLECNSISRAYRKHFLGKEHMNYYCTCSSMGHLIMSLKYEEAEGQESLRIMLRSKTKTLHERIPLEGLLQLPSVPQIAKLLCDDVTGLKFNPVLYPRASQLIVCFDEHEVNNTFKFGVIYQKFGQTTEEELFGNNEETPAFTEFLSVLGDNIELQDFKGFRGGLDVSHGQTGSKSVYTTFRQREIMFHVSTKLPFTEGDIQQLQRKRHIGNDIVAAVFQEEPTPFVPDMIASNFLHAYVLVQAENPCTDHTTYKVSVTAREDVPPFGPPLPNPAVFKKGPEFREFLLTKLINAENACCKSDKFAKLEERTRAALLDNLHDELHRQTQATVGLGSSTDEEKLENGGHGGLLESFKRAMRVRSHSMETMVTHKHKSPGVAAGVPSSVSGGGLQQNSTECTKSTFTPPALSAKSPLKSPVKRRSGLFPRLHSSTESPTEKHPSRSDQKTEVLPHSQDVRSETSSNPSSPEICPNKERPFVKLKECSGRANISISRSSSSTSSFSSTAGEGDGLEELEMISHPSTASSVYSPSLSVESQNSGTPLIMCRSPTDGKSKTSPRSNLKFRFDKLSHSTGH; this comes from the exons gaAACAAGAGCTTCTGACCATCTCCAGTGTGCCTCTGGGAGAATGTCCACCCTCACCTCCCCGCACTGCACCACCCACCATGAAG tcGGCTGAGTTTTTCGACATGCTGGAAAGGATGCAG ATTCCCAAAACTGAGGAGACTAAGAAATACAAG GATGACTACATCCCTTACCCCCGGATTGAGGAT GTCCTGCAGAAGGGTGGTCCCTACCCTCAGGTAATTTTACCTCAGTTTGGTGGATATTGGATTGAGGATCCTGAGGCTCCAGTCGGGACGCCCACGTCCTCAGACAGCAGCTTcagtgaggaggaggaggatggtCTGAGTCccggtggaggaggaggaggcttCGGCTACAGGCTGGAGTGTAACAGCATCTCACGGGCTTATCGCAAACACTTTCTGGGCAAG GAGCACATGAACTATTACTGCACATGCAGTAGTATGGGACACCTCATCATGTCTCTGAAGTATGAGGAGGCAGAGGGACAGGAGTCACTCCGCATCATGCTCAG GTCAAAAACAAAGACCCTTCATGAGCGAATCCCACTTGAAGGCCTCCTCCAGCTACCCAGCGTACCACAGATAGCCAAG CTGCTCTGTGATGACGTCACAGGTCTGAAGTTCAACCCCGTCCTCTACCCTAGG GCCTCGCAACTGATCGTCTGTTTTGATGAGCACGAAGTGAACAACACTTTCAAGTTTGGAGTCATCTATCAGAAGTTTGGTCAG ACGACAGAGGAAGAGCTGTTCGGGAACAATGAGGAGACGCCAGCCTTTACTGAATTCCTCAGTGTTTTAGGAGACAATATTGAACTGCAGGATTTTAAAGG GTTCAGAGGCGGTCTGGATGTGTCTCATGGGCAGACTGGGTCTAAGTCTGTCTATACCACGTTCCGTCAGAGAGAAATCATGTTTCACGTTTCCACAAAACTCCCCTTTACAGAAGGAGACATTCAGCAG CTCCAGAGGAAGAGACATATTGGCAATGATATTGTCGCAGCCGTCTTCCAGGAAGAGCCCACACCGTTTGTTCCTGATATGATCGCATCCAACTTCCTACATGCCTACGTGTTAGTGCAGGCGGAAAACCCCTGCACTGATCACACCACGTACAAG GTGTCCGTCACAGCCAGAGAGGATGTCCCTCCGTTCGGCCCCCCTCTTCCAAACCCTGCGGTCTTTAAGAAG GGTCCCGAGTTCCGGGAATTTCTCCTGACAAAATTGATCAACGCAGAAAATGCATGCTGCAAGTCAGACAAGTTCGCCAAGCTAGAg gagAGGACACGGGCAGCACTGTTAGATAACCTTCACGATGAACtgcacagacagacacaggCCACAGTAGGACTGGGCTCATCTACAGATGAAGAAAAGCTAGAAAATGGAGGTCATGGAGGGCTGCTGGAGTCTTTTAAG aggGCCATGCGTGTGAGGAGCCATTCTATGGAGACGATGGTGACTCATAAACACAAGAGTCCTGGAGTGGCGGCAGGGGTCCCGTCTAGTGTGAGCGGTGGTGGACTACAGCAGAACAGCACGGAGTGCACCAAGAGCACCTTCACT cCTCCAGCACTGTCTGCGAAATCTCCATTAAAGAGTCCAGTAAAGCGGCGCTCTGGTCTGTTCCCTAGACTGCACTCCAGCACAGAAAGTCCAACTGAGAAACATCCATCTCgcag TGACCAAAAAACAGAAGTGTTACCTCACTCGCAGGATGTGAGGTCAGAGACGTCATCCAATCCGAGTTCACCAGAGATCTGCCCAAATAAAGAAAG GCCATTTGTGAAGCTGAAAGAGTGTAGCGGCAGAGCTAATATCTCTATCTCCCGATCCTCCTCCAGCACCAGCAGCTTCAGCAGCACAGCAGGGGAGGGAGACGGACTGGAGGAGCTGGAAATG ATCAGTCACCCGTCCACGGCTTCATCTGTGTACAGTCCatctctcagtgtggaaagccAGAACTCTGGAACGCCGCTGATCATGTGCCGCAGTCCCACAG ATGGAAAGAGCAAAACTTCACCAAGGTCAAACTTGAAATTCCGCTTTGACAAACTGAGCCACTCCACT GGTCATTAG
- the rap1gap2a gene encoding rap1 GTPase-activating protein 2a isoform X4, whose translation MYRRKRSVSFGGFGWIDKSGIAALRTRKQELLTISSVPLGECPPSPPRTAPPTMKSAEFFDMLERMQDDYIPYPRIEDVLQKGGPYPQVILPQFGGYWIEDPEAPVGTPTSSDSSFSEEEEDGLSPGGGGGGFGYRLECNSISRAYRKHFLGKEHMNYYCTCSSMGHLIMSLKYEEAEGQESLRIMLRSKTKTLHERIPLEGLLQLPSVPQIAKLLCDDVTGLKFNPVLYPRASQLIVCFDEHEVNNTFKFGVIYQKFGQTTEEELFGNNEETPAFTEFLSVLGDNIELQDFKGFRGGLDVSHGQTGSKSVYTTFRQREIMFHVSTKLPFTEGDIQQLQRKRHIGNDIVAAVFQEEPTPFVPDMIASNFLHAYVLVQAENPCTDHTTYKVSVTAREDVPPFGPPLPNPAVFKKGPEFREFLLTKLINAENACCKSDKFAKLEERTRAALLDNLHDELHRQTQATVGLGSSTDEEKLENGGHGGLLESFKRAMRVRSHSMETMVTHKHKSPGVAAGVPSSVSGGGLQQNSTECTKSTFTPPALSAKSPLKSPVKRRSGLFPRLHSSTESPTEKHPSRSDQKTEVLPHSQDVRSETSSNPSSPEICPNKERPFVKLKECSGRANISISRSSSSTSSFSSTAGEGDGLEELEMISHPSTASSVYSPSLSVESQNSGTPLIMCRSPTDGKSKTSPRSNLKFRFDKLSHSTGH comes from the exons gaAACAAGAGCTTCTGACCATCTCCAGTGTGCCTCTGGGAGAATGTCCACCCTCACCTCCCCGCACTGCACCACCCACCATGAAG tcGGCTGAGTTTTTCGACATGCTGGAAAGGATGCAG GATGACTACATCCCTTACCCCCGGATTGAGGAT GTCCTGCAGAAGGGTGGTCCCTACCCTCAGGTAATTTTACCTCAGTTTGGTGGATATTGGATTGAGGATCCTGAGGCTCCAGTCGGGACGCCCACGTCCTCAGACAGCAGCTTcagtgaggaggaggaggatggtCTGAGTCccggtggaggaggaggaggcttCGGCTACAGGCTGGAGTGTAACAGCATCTCACGGGCTTATCGCAAACACTTTCTGGGCAAG GAGCACATGAACTATTACTGCACATGCAGTAGTATGGGACACCTCATCATGTCTCTGAAGTATGAGGAGGCAGAGGGACAGGAGTCACTCCGCATCATGCTCAG GTCAAAAACAAAGACCCTTCATGAGCGAATCCCACTTGAAGGCCTCCTCCAGCTACCCAGCGTACCACAGATAGCCAAG CTGCTCTGTGATGACGTCACAGGTCTGAAGTTCAACCCCGTCCTCTACCCTAGG GCCTCGCAACTGATCGTCTGTTTTGATGAGCACGAAGTGAACAACACTTTCAAGTTTGGAGTCATCTATCAGAAGTTTGGTCAG ACGACAGAGGAAGAGCTGTTCGGGAACAATGAGGAGACGCCAGCCTTTACTGAATTCCTCAGTGTTTTAGGAGACAATATTGAACTGCAGGATTTTAAAGG GTTCAGAGGCGGTCTGGATGTGTCTCATGGGCAGACTGGGTCTAAGTCTGTCTATACCACGTTCCGTCAGAGAGAAATCATGTTTCACGTTTCCACAAAACTCCCCTTTACAGAAGGAGACATTCAGCAG CTCCAGAGGAAGAGACATATTGGCAATGATATTGTCGCAGCCGTCTTCCAGGAAGAGCCCACACCGTTTGTTCCTGATATGATCGCATCCAACTTCCTACATGCCTACGTGTTAGTGCAGGCGGAAAACCCCTGCACTGATCACACCACGTACAAG GTGTCCGTCACAGCCAGAGAGGATGTCCCTCCGTTCGGCCCCCCTCTTCCAAACCCTGCGGTCTTTAAGAAG GGTCCCGAGTTCCGGGAATTTCTCCTGACAAAATTGATCAACGCAGAAAATGCATGCTGCAAGTCAGACAAGTTCGCCAAGCTAGAg gagAGGACACGGGCAGCACTGTTAGATAACCTTCACGATGAACtgcacagacagacacaggCCACAGTAGGACTGGGCTCATCTACAGATGAAGAAAAGCTAGAAAATGGAGGTCATGGAGGGCTGCTGGAGTCTTTTAAG aggGCCATGCGTGTGAGGAGCCATTCTATGGAGACGATGGTGACTCATAAACACAAGAGTCCTGGAGTGGCGGCAGGGGTCCCGTCTAGTGTGAGCGGTGGTGGACTACAGCAGAACAGCACGGAGTGCACCAAGAGCACCTTCACT cCTCCAGCACTGTCTGCGAAATCTCCATTAAAGAGTCCAGTAAAGCGGCGCTCTGGTCTGTTCCCTAGACTGCACTCCAGCACAGAAAGTCCAACTGAGAAACATCCATCTCgcag TGACCAAAAAACAGAAGTGTTACCTCACTCGCAGGATGTGAGGTCAGAGACGTCATCCAATCCGAGTTCACCAGAGATCTGCCCAAATAAAGAAAG GCCATTTGTGAAGCTGAAAGAGTGTAGCGGCAGAGCTAATATCTCTATCTCCCGATCCTCCTCCAGCACCAGCAGCTTCAGCAGCACAGCAGGGGAGGGAGACGGACTGGAGGAGCTGGAAATG ATCAGTCACCCGTCCACGGCTTCATCTGTGTACAGTCCatctctcagtgtggaaagccAGAACTCTGGAACGCCGCTGATCATGTGCCGCAGTCCCACAG ATGGAAAGAGCAAAACTTCACCAAGGTCAAACTTGAAATTCCGCTTTGACAAACTGAGCCACTCCACT GGTCATTAG
- the rap1gap2a gene encoding rap1 GTPase-activating protein 2a isoform X6, which translates to MKSAEFFDMLERMQIPKTEETKKYKDDYIPYPRIEDVLQKGGPYPQVILPQFGGYWIEDPEAPVGTPTSSDSSFSEEEEDGLSPGGGGGGFGYRLECNSISRAYRKHFLGKEHMNYYCTCSSMGHLIMSLKYEEAEGQESLRIMLRSKTKTLHERIPLEGLLQLPSVPQIAKLLCDDVTGLKFNPVLYPRASQLIVCFDEHEVNNTFKFGVIYQKFGQTTEEELFGNNEETPAFTEFLSVLGDNIELQDFKGFRGGLDVSHGQTGSKSVYTTFRQREIMFHVSTKLPFTEGDIQQLQRKRHIGNDIVAAVFQEEPTPFVPDMIASNFLHAYVLVQAENPCTDHTTYKVSVTAREDVPPFGPPLPNPAVFKKGPEFREFLLTKLINAENACCKSDKFAKLEERTRAALLDNLHDELHRQTQATVGLGSSTDEEKLENGGHGGLLESFKRAMRVRSHSMETMVTHKHKSPGVAAGVPSSVSGGGLQQNSTECTKSTFTPPALSAKSPLKSPVKRRSGLFPRLHSSTESPTEKHPSRSDQKTEVLPHSQDVRSETSSNPSSPEICPNKERPFVKLKECSGRANISISRSSSSTSSFSSTAGEGDGLEELEMISHPSTASSVYSPSLSVESQNSGTPLIMCRSPTDGKSKTSPRSNLKFRFDKLSHSTGH; encoded by the exons ATGAAG tcGGCTGAGTTTTTCGACATGCTGGAAAGGATGCAG ATTCCCAAAACTGAGGAGACTAAGAAATACAAG GATGACTACATCCCTTACCCCCGGATTGAGGAT GTCCTGCAGAAGGGTGGTCCCTACCCTCAGGTAATTTTACCTCAGTTTGGTGGATATTGGATTGAGGATCCTGAGGCTCCAGTCGGGACGCCCACGTCCTCAGACAGCAGCTTcagtgaggaggaggaggatggtCTGAGTCccggtggaggaggaggaggcttCGGCTACAGGCTGGAGTGTAACAGCATCTCACGGGCTTATCGCAAACACTTTCTGGGCAAG GAGCACATGAACTATTACTGCACATGCAGTAGTATGGGACACCTCATCATGTCTCTGAAGTATGAGGAGGCAGAGGGACAGGAGTCACTCCGCATCATGCTCAG GTCAAAAACAAAGACCCTTCATGAGCGAATCCCACTTGAAGGCCTCCTCCAGCTACCCAGCGTACCACAGATAGCCAAG CTGCTCTGTGATGACGTCACAGGTCTGAAGTTCAACCCCGTCCTCTACCCTAGG GCCTCGCAACTGATCGTCTGTTTTGATGAGCACGAAGTGAACAACACTTTCAAGTTTGGAGTCATCTATCAGAAGTTTGGTCAG ACGACAGAGGAAGAGCTGTTCGGGAACAATGAGGAGACGCCAGCCTTTACTGAATTCCTCAGTGTTTTAGGAGACAATATTGAACTGCAGGATTTTAAAGG GTTCAGAGGCGGTCTGGATGTGTCTCATGGGCAGACTGGGTCTAAGTCTGTCTATACCACGTTCCGTCAGAGAGAAATCATGTTTCACGTTTCCACAAAACTCCCCTTTACAGAAGGAGACATTCAGCAG CTCCAGAGGAAGAGACATATTGGCAATGATATTGTCGCAGCCGTCTTCCAGGAAGAGCCCACACCGTTTGTTCCTGATATGATCGCATCCAACTTCCTACATGCCTACGTGTTAGTGCAGGCGGAAAACCCCTGCACTGATCACACCACGTACAAG GTGTCCGTCACAGCCAGAGAGGATGTCCCTCCGTTCGGCCCCCCTCTTCCAAACCCTGCGGTCTTTAAGAAG GGTCCCGAGTTCCGGGAATTTCTCCTGACAAAATTGATCAACGCAGAAAATGCATGCTGCAAGTCAGACAAGTTCGCCAAGCTAGAg gagAGGACACGGGCAGCACTGTTAGATAACCTTCACGATGAACtgcacagacagacacaggCCACAGTAGGACTGGGCTCATCTACAGATGAAGAAAAGCTAGAAAATGGAGGTCATGGAGGGCTGCTGGAGTCTTTTAAG aggGCCATGCGTGTGAGGAGCCATTCTATGGAGACGATGGTGACTCATAAACACAAGAGTCCTGGAGTGGCGGCAGGGGTCCCGTCTAGTGTGAGCGGTGGTGGACTACAGCAGAACAGCACGGAGTGCACCAAGAGCACCTTCACT cCTCCAGCACTGTCTGCGAAATCTCCATTAAAGAGTCCAGTAAAGCGGCGCTCTGGTCTGTTCCCTAGACTGCACTCCAGCACAGAAAGTCCAACTGAGAAACATCCATCTCgcag TGACCAAAAAACAGAAGTGTTACCTCACTCGCAGGATGTGAGGTCAGAGACGTCATCCAATCCGAGTTCACCAGAGATCTGCCCAAATAAAGAAAG GCCATTTGTGAAGCTGAAAGAGTGTAGCGGCAGAGCTAATATCTCTATCTCCCGATCCTCCTCCAGCACCAGCAGCTTCAGCAGCACAGCAGGGGAGGGAGACGGACTGGAGGAGCTGGAAATG ATCAGTCACCCGTCCACGGCTTCATCTGTGTACAGTCCatctctcagtgtggaaagccAGAACTCTGGAACGCCGCTGATCATGTGCCGCAGTCCCACAG ATGGAAAGAGCAAAACTTCACCAAGGTCAAACTTGAAATTCCGCTTTGACAAACTGAGCCACTCCACT GGTCATTAG